A window of the Polaribacter sp. HaHaR_3_91 genome harbors these coding sequences:
- a CDS encoding methylglyoxal synthase: MEIAIIAHDGKKAEMVQFLNEHKEVLLTKNIKLVSTGTTGSKAEKAGFVVTKFLSGPIGGDAQIAARVAEGKCNMVLFFRDPHAKHPHEPDIIMLLRICDVHNVPLATNPASADLLMKAIAI, encoded by the coding sequence ATGGAAATAGCAATTATTGCACATGATGGCAAAAAAGCAGAAATGGTTCAGTTTTTAAATGAACACAAAGAGGTTTTGCTTACAAAAAATATAAAGTTAGTTTCTACAGGAACTACAGGTTCTAAAGCAGAAAAAGCGGGTTTTGTAGTTACAAAATTCTTATCTGGTCCTATTGGAGGAGATGCGCAAATTGCAGCAAGAGTTGCAGAAGGCAAATGCAATATGGTCTTATTTTTTAGAGATCCTCATGCAAAACACCCTCACGAACCAGATATTATAATGCTGTTAAGAATTTGTGACGTACACAACGTTCCGTTAGCAACAAACCCTGCTTCTGCAGATTTGTTAATGAAGGCAATTGCTATTTAA
- a CDS encoding RidA family protein, which translates to MKKIITTTKAPAPIGPYNQAVLSGNTLYTSGQIAINPENGELVLSSIKEETTQVMENLKEVLAAADMTFENVIKTSIFISDMNNFGEINAIYGNYFNEETAPARETVEVANLPKFVNVEISAIAIK; encoded by the coding sequence ATGAAAAAAATAATAACAACTACAAAAGCACCAGCTCCAATAGGACCTTATAATCAAGCTGTATTAAGCGGAAATACATTATATACTTCTGGCCAAATTGCCATCAATCCAGAAAATGGAGAATTGGTTTTATCTTCCATAAAAGAAGAAACAACTCAGGTAATGGAAAACCTAAAAGAAGTATTAGCTGCCGCTGATATGACTTTCGAAAACGTCATTAAAACTTCTATTTTTATTTCTGACATGAATAATTTCGGAGAAATAAATGCTATTTACGGAAACTATTTTAACGAAGAAACAGCTCCTGCAAGAGAAACTGTAGAAGTAGCTAACTTACCGAAGTTTGTAAATGTAGAAATAAGTGCAATTGCTATTAAATAG